The proteins below are encoded in one region of Rhododendron vialii isolate Sample 1 chromosome 7a, ASM3025357v1:
- the LOC131334111 gene encoding protein SABRE isoform X3, which produces MISEGCSQSSHVFANNISSMGTSVHMEFGELNLHMAEEYQECLRDSLFGVETNTGSLMHVGKICLDWGKKDMESIEGDGPNSKLVLSIDVTGMGSFLTLKRVGSVISTALSFKNLLKSLSATSKKPHQNRGGLASKPSGKGIQLIKFNLERCSVNFRGDVGLENTIVADPKRVNYGSQGGRFIVSVSADGTPRCASIMSTSPNEFNKLKYSVSLDIFHFSLCMNKAKHSTQLELERARSTYQEYVKDGMPGMKVALFDMQNAKFVRTGGLKDVDICSLFSATDITARWEPDVHIALFELVLHVKLLMHNQKLQDLNSNHAKDKSCVRGNDQKKDNSVESLQNEKQNKKRKSLLAIDIEMLSLSASVGDGVDATIQVQSIFSEDASIGVLLEGLMLSFNEARVFKSSRIQISRIPNVSSGSSDGKLEGTTTWDWVIQGLDVHICLPYRLQLRAIDDSIEDMLRALKLVTSAKANLIFPTKKEGAKPKKPSATKFGCVKLCMRKLTADIEEEPIQGWLDEHHQLMKNEAWELAVRLKFLDDLISKGSQCPGTAETKDSIHDSKILYDGEEINVQDASAIKKMKEEIYKQSFQSYYKACQHLVQSEGSGAFRNGFQAGFKPSSSRTSLFSISATDLDVSLTKVLGGDAGMIEVIQKLDPVSREYNIPFSRLYGSNLLLRTGTLVVRIRNYTYPLFSATSGRCEGRIVLAQQATCFQPQIQHNVFVGRWRKVCMLRSASGTTPPMKTYSDLPLYFQKAEICFGVGFEPSFADISYAFTVALRRANLSIRNPNATDIQPPKKERSLPWWDDMRNYIHGNVTLFMSETKWNILATTDPYEKSDKLQIVSGPMEIQQSDGRVYVSAKDFKILLSSLETLLNNCSLKLPTGRSGAFIEAPAFTLEVTMDWECDSGNPMNHYLFALPNEGVLREKVFDPFRSTSLSLRWVLSLRPSPPPAEDHSQSSSMRGDVVLDGDAYGTIRKTENVSIESPTVVLGAHDLAWLLKFWSMNYVPPYKLRTFSRWPRFGIQRVARSGNLSFDKVLTEFMFRIDATPTCIRNMPLDDDDPAKGLTFKMTKLKYELCYSRGKQKYTFECKRDPLDLVYQGLDLHMPKAYLNKEDCMTVAKVIQMTRKRSKSASMDRTTSEKGGYVSGSKEKHRDGGFLLSSEYFTIRRQAPKADPARLLAWQEAGRRNLEMTYVRSEFENGSESDEHTRSDPSDDDGYNVVIADNCQRIFVYGLKLLWTIENRDAVWSWVGGISKAFEPQKPSPSRQYAQRKLHEDNQVVDGPEMAQEDMSKPSSVNQGASSPSKNAELSGSLLSPPHTAKLENSSSSSAGAKNGSNDDLEEEGTRHFMVNIIEPQFNLHSEDANGRFLLAAVSGRVLARSFHSVLHVGYEIIEQALGTGGVHVPENQPEMTWNRMEFSVMLEHVQAHVAPTDVDPGAGLQWLPKIRRSSPKVKRTGALLERVFMPCDMYFRYTRHKGGTTDLKMKPLKELTFNSRNITATMTSRQFQVMLDVLTNLLFARLPKPRKSCLSYPAEDDEDVEEEADEVVPDGVEEVELARIKLEHKEREQKLVLDDIRKLSTYVDSSGDVCLEKEGDLWMITGGRSALVYRLKKELGNAKKLRKAASASLRMALQKAAQLRLMEKEKNKTPSSAMRISMQMNKVVWSMLADGKSFAEAEINDMIYDFDRDYKDFGVARFTTKYFVVRNCLPNAKFDMILAPWNPPPEWGKKVMLRVDAKQGAPKDGNSPIETFQVEIYPLKIHLTETLYHMIWGYFFPEEEQDSQRRQEVWKVSTTAGSKRVKKGSSMHEASTSSSQPTKEFEVSSKSNTSGLTLTSGTSQSSSHADSSQGSKLQNLKANVVCGSTPELRRSSSFDSTWEENVAECVADELVIQVHSSSASTSRNGSLAIEQQDESTRNKSKETKSVKPSRSSHEEKKVGKTPDEKRSRPRKMREFHNIKISQVELLVTYEGPPLSVTELRLLMDTFHRVDFTGTWRRLFSRVKKHVIWGVLKSVTGMQGKKFKDKAHSQRDSSGVGVPDSDLNFSDSDGGSAGKSSQYPISWPKRPSDGAGDGFVTSIRGLFNSQRRKAKAFVLRTMRGEAENEFNGEWSESDVEFSPFARQLTITKAKKLIKRHTKKFRSRGQKGVSSQPRESLPSSPRETTPFESDSSSGTSPYEDFHD; this is translated from the exons ATGATCTCAGAG GGTTGCTCTCAATCATCACATGTGTTTGCCAACAACATTTCAAGCATGGGCACTTCAGTACATATGGAATTTGGTGAGCTGAATTTACACATGGCTGAAGAATATCAAGAATGTTTAAGAGATAGTCTGTTTGGTGTAGAAACAAATACAGGGTCTTTAATGCATGTTGGAAAAATTTGCCTGGATTGGGGCAAAAAAGACATGGAATCAATTGAAGGAGATGGCCCCAATAGTAAGTTAGTGCTTTCCATTGATGTTACTGGTATGGGGTCCTTCTTGACCCTTAAGCGTGTTGGATCTGTAATATCAACGGCTTTgtccttcaaaaatttattgaaaagtttGTCTGCCACAAGTaaaaaaccacatcaaaaccgAGGCGGGCTCGCTTCCAAGCCATCAGGGAAGGGGATTCAACTTATAAAATTTAACCTTGAAAGGTGCTCTGTAAACTTCAGAGGTGATGTGGGTTTGGAGAACACAATTGTTGCTGACCCAAAACGAGTGAACTATGGATCTCAAGGTGGTCGATTTATAGTTAGTGTCTCAGCTGACGGCACACCACGTTGTGCAAGCATAATGTCCACAAGTCCCAATGagtttaataagttgaagtacTCTGTATCTCTCGACATCTTCCATTTTAGTCTGTGTATGAACAAGGCGAAACATTCCACCCAGCTGGAGCTTGAACGAGCGAGGTCTACCTATCAGGAATATGTGAAAGATGGTATGCCTGGAATGAAAGTGGCATTGTTTGATATGCAGAATGCAAAATTTGTTAGAACTGGTGGTCTTAAGGATGTGGACATTTGCTCTCTTTTTAGTGCTACTGATATTACAGCCAGGTGGGAGCCCGATGTGCATATAGCATTGTTCGAACTTGTGCTACATGTGAAGTTACTCATGCATAATCAGAAACTCCAAGACCTTAATTCGAATCATGCGAAAGACAAATCTTGTGTTAGAGGTAATGACCAGAAGAAAGACAACTCCGTGGAGTCCttacaaaatgaaaaacaaaacaagaaaagaaaatctctTCTTGCTATTGATATTGAAATGCTGAGCCTATCTGCCTCGGTCGGAGATGGGGTTGATGCCACGATTCAGgttcaatcaattttttcagAGGATGCCTCTATAGGAGTACTTCTTGAAGGGCTTATGCTCAGTTTCAATGAAGCAAGAGTATTTAAAAGCAGCCGGATTCAAATTTCTCGCATTCCTAATGTCTCTAGTGGTTCATCTGATGGAAAACTTGAGGGAACCACTACATGGGATTGGGTTATTCAAGGCCTGGATGTACATATTTGTTTGCCCTACAGGTTGCAGTTACGTGCCATTGATGATTCCATAGAGGATATGTTGAGAGCTTTGAAGCTTGTCACTTCTGCCAAAGCCAATCTGATATTTCCAACGAAGAAAGAAGGTGCAAAACCCAAAAAGCCTAGTGCAACAAAATTTGGATGTGTGAAGTTGTGCATGCGTAAATTAACTGCTGACATAGAGGAAGAACCAATACAGGGTTGGCTCGATGAACACCATCAGCTGATGAAAAATGAGGCTTGGGAATTAGCCGTCAGGTTGAAATTTCTTGATGACCTTATTTCCAAAGGCAGTCAATGTCCTGGAACTGCTGAAACAAAGGATTCTATCCATGATAGTAAGATTCTTTATGATGGCGAGGAAATTAATGTTCAAGATGCTTCAGCTattaagaaaatgaaagaggAGATTTATAAGCAATCATTCCAGTCATATTACAAGGCATGTCAGCATCTAGTGCAGTCGGAAGGATCAGGTGCTTTTAGGAATGGGTTTCAAGCTGGTTTCAAACCTAGTTCTTCTAGAACTTCCCTTTTTTCTATCTCTGCAACGGATTTAGATGTAAGCTTGACAAAAGTTTTAGGTGGTGATGCTGGGATGATAGAGGTTATACAGAAGCTTGACCCTGTCAGTCGTGAATATAACATACCATTTTCCCGACTGTATGGGAGCAATCTTCTTCTGCGCACTGGAACTCTTGTAGTTCGAATAAGAAACTACACATATCCACTTTTCTCTGCAACTTCTGGTAGATGTGAAGGTCGTATTGTGCTAGCTCAACAG GCGACATGCTTTCAGCCCCAAATTCAGCATAATGTCTTTGTTGGGAGATGGAGGAAGGTGTGCATGCTTCGTTCAGCCAGTGGCACTACTCCACCAATGAAAACATACTCGGATTTACCCTTGTATTTTCAGAAAGCAGAAATTTGCTTTGGAGTGGGTTTTGAGCCCTCTTTTGCTGATATTAGCTATGCTTTTACTGTAGCTCTTCGCAGGGCTAATCTAAGTATCAGGAACCCTAATGCTACTGATATTCAGccaccaaaaaaggaaagaagctTACCTTGGTGGGATGATATGAGAAACTACATTCATGGGAATGTCACCTTATTCATGTCTGAGACCAAATGGAATATACTTGCTACTACTGATCCTTACGAGAAAAGTGACAAACTTCAAATTGTTTCCGGTCCTATGGAAATCCAGCAATCAGATGGCCGTGTTTATGTTTCTGCCAAGGATTTTAAGATTTTGTTGAGCAGTTTGGAGACTTTACTGAACAACTGCAGCTTAAAACTTCCTACTGGCAGGTCTGGTGCTTTCATCGAGGCCCCAGCCTTTACTCTGGAAGTGACAATGGATTGGGAATGCGATTCAGGCAATCCAATGAATCATTACTTGTTTGCCCTCCCAAATGAAGGTGTTCTTCGTGAAAAAGTTTTTGACCCCTTTAGATCAACATCTCTCTCCCTGAGGTGGGTTTTGTCACTTCGACCCTCGCCTCCCCCAGCCGAGGATCATTCACAATCCTCCTCCATGAGAGGTGATGTTGTCCTGGATGGCGATGCCTATGGGACCATACGTAAGACGGAGAATGTTTCAATTGAGTCTCCAACCGTGGTTCTTGGTGCTCACGATTTAGCATGGTTACTTAAATTCTGGAGCATGAATTACGTTCCTCCGTATAAGTTGCGGACATTTTCACGGTGGCCACGTTTTGGAATTCAAAGAGTTGCCAGATCAGGCAATCTGTCATTCGACAAGGTGTTGACGGAGTTCATGTTCCGAATTGATGCAACTCCAACATGTATAAGGAATATGCCTCTGGATGATGATGATCCGGCTAAAGGACTGACATTTAAGATGACAAAGCTGAAATACGAACTCTGTTATAGTCGGGGTAAGCAAAAATAcacatttgaatgcaagcgTGATCCTCTTGATCTTGTTTACCAAGGTCTTGACCTTCACATGCCTAAAGCTTATCTAAACAAAGAAGATTGTATGACTGTTGCAAAAGTAATTCAAATGACTAGAAAACGTTCAAAGTCTGCTTCCATGGACAGAACTACAAGCGAAAAAGGTGGTTATGTGAGCGGGAGCAAAGAGAAGCATCGTGATGGTGGATTTCTGTTATCATCTGAGTATTTTACAATCAGACGGCAAGCACCGAAGGCTGACCCTGCAAGGTTATTAGCATGGCAAGAAGCTGGAAGAAGAAATCTTGAGATGACCTATGTTAGATCTGAGTTCGAAAACGGGAGTGAGAGTGATGAGCATACACGATCTGATCCTAGTGATGATGATGGTTATAATGTTGTAATAGCTGACAACTGTCAACGTATTTTTGTTTACGGCCTCAAGCTTTTGTGGACTATCGAAAATAGAGACGCTGTTTGGTCTTGGGTTGGTGGAATATCAAAGGCCTTTGAACCTCAAAAGCCCTCTCCTTCTCGGCAGTATGCACAGAGGAAGTTGCATGAGGACAATCAGGTAGTTGATGGACCTGAAATGGCTCAAGAAGATATGTCAAAGCCCTCTTCAGTCAATCAAGGTGCCAGTTCCCCTTCAAAAAATGCTGAGTTGTCAGGATCGCTTTTATCTCCTCCACACACGGCAAAGTTAGAAAACTCATCATCATCTAGTGCAGGCG CAAAGAATGGTAGCAATGATGATTTGGAGGAGGAGGGAACTCGACATTTCATGGTGAACATTATAGAGCCACAATTCAATCTTCACTCAGAAGATGCCAAT GGTAGATTTCTGCTTGCTGCTGTTAGTGGACGTGTTTTAGCCCGTTCGTTCCATTCAGTCCTTCATGTTGGCTATGAAATTATTGAACAAGCACTTGGTACTGGAGGTGTACATGTTCCAGAAAATCAACCCGAAATGACATGGAATCGCATGGAATTCTCTGTGATGTTGGAACATGTGCAGGCTCATGTTGCACCAACTGATGTTGACCCAGGAGCTGGACTGCAATGGCTTCCAAAAATCCGGAGGAGTTCTCCAAAAGTAAAGCGTACTGGTGCTTTACTTGAAAGAGTGTTTATGCCTTGTGATATGTACTTCCGATACACGAGGCACAAAGGCGGAACTACAGACCTGAAG ATGAAGCCTTTGAAAGAGCTCACCTTCAATTCCCGCAATATAACAGCAACAATGACATCTCGACAATTTCAGGTTATGCTTGATGTGTTGACTAATCTTCTTTTCGCTCGACTTCCGAA GCCTCGAAAAAGTTGTCTGTCTTATCCTGctgaagatgatgaagatgtAGAAGAGGAGGCAGATGAGGTGGTTCCTGATGGTGTTGAAGAGGTAGAACTTGCACGAATCAAACTCGAACACAAAGAGCGGGAGCAGAAGTTAGTTCTGGATGACATAAGGAAATTGTCTACGTATGTTGATTCTTCTGGAGACGTATGCCTGGAGAAGGAAGGCGATCTGTGGATGATAACTGGTGGACGGTCTGCATTG GTGTACAGGCTAAAGAAAGAGCTTGGGAAtgccaaaaaattaagaaaagctGCTTCTGCTTCATTAAGGATGGCTCTGCAGAAAGCTGCACAGCTACGACTtatggaaaaagagaaaaacaaaactccATCCTCTGCTATGCGTATTTCTATGCAAATGAACAAAGTGGTTTGGAGCATGCTTGCAGATGGTAAATCTTTTGCCGAAGCTGAGATAAATGACATG ATATATGATTTTGACAGGGACTATAAAGATTTTGGTGTTGCTCGGTTCACAACAAAGTATTTTGTTGTAAGAAATTGCCTGCCCAATGCCAAGTTTGACATGATTCTAGCACCATGGAATCCTCCTCCTGAATGGGGAAA AAAAGTGATGCTTCGAGTAGATGCAAAGCAGGGAGCTCCCAAGGATGGAAACTCTCCTATTGAGACATTCCAG GTAGAGATATACCCCCTAAAGATACATTTGACTGAGACACTGTACCATATGATATGGGGATATTTCTTTCcagaagaagaacaagactCCCAAAGGCGGCAG GAAGTTTGGAAGGTTTCGACTACTGCCGGTTCAAAACGTGTGAAGAAAGGCTCATCCATGCATGAAGCTTCTACATCGAGCAGTCAACCAACAAAGGAATTTGAGGTGTCCTCCAAATCAAACACCTCTGGGTTAACCTTAACTTCTGGTACCAGCCAGTCTTCTAGTCATGCTGATTCCTCACAA GGATCAAAGTTGCAGAACCTAAAAGCTAATGTTGTTTGCGGTTCAACCCCTGAGCTAAGACGATCATCTTCTTTTGATAGCACATGGGAAGAAAATGTGGCGGAATGTGTAGCTGATGAACTAGTAATACAGGTTCATTCATCAAGCGCTTCTACATCAAGAAATGGGTCCCTTGCTATTGAACAGCAAGACGAGTCCACCAGAAATAAGTCGAAAGAGACAAAATCTGTTAAACCGAGTCGTTCCTCTCATGAAGAAAAGAAGGTAGGAAAGACACCAGATGAAAAAAGATCCAGGCCTAGGAAAATGAGGGAGTTTCACAATATCAAAATAAGCCAG GTTGAACTACTAGTTACTTATGAAGGACCACCATTGTCTGTCACCGAGCTAAGGTTGCTGATGGATACATTTCACCGTGTGGACTTCACTGGAACTTGGAGACGACTGTTCTCACGAGTTAAGAAGCATGTTATTTGGGGAGTCCTAAAGTCTGTCACAGGAATGCAG GGTAAGAAGTTTAAAGATAAAGCACATAGTCAGCGGGACTCAAGCGGAGTTGGTGTTCCAGACAGCGATCTTAATTTCAGTGACAGCGATGGGGGTTCAGCTGGGAAATCCAGTCAATACCCAATATCGTGGCCTAAGCGCCCCAGTGACGGAGCGGGTGATGGATTTGTCACATCCATAAGGGGTCTTTTTAATTCTCAGCGCCGCAAGGCCAAGGCATTTGTGCTTCGAACCATGAGGGGGGAAGCGGAGAACGAGTTTAATGGCGAGTGGAGTGAGAGTGATGTAGAGTTCTCTCCATTTGCCCGGCAACTAACCATAACAAAAGCTAAGAAGCTAATCAAAAGGCACACCAAGAAGTTTCGCTCAAGAGGGCAGAAAG GTGTATCATCCCAGCCGAGAGAATCACTTCCCTCATCACCACGGGAGACGACGCCTTTTGAGAGTGACTCTTCCAGTGGGACTTCGCCTTACGAGGATTTCCACGATTAG